Proteins encoded by one window of Xanthomonas sp. DAR 80977:
- a CDS encoding energy transducer TonB: protein MPAASRRSPLAAASCLPLAAALLLGGCGNSEQAQTQRVAVAPTEVAAVQTPPPEYPIELACAGLGGKAVLSVVVGVQGKATDVKLVNSSGQPKLDASAQQRVREWIFKPATRNGQAVPWTIQVPVNFNPPQPRPDRCFALDAQSHHAG from the coding sequence ATGCCCGCCGCATCCCGCCGTTCCCCCCTCGCCGCCGCCTCCTGCCTGCCGCTCGCCGCGGCGCTGCTGCTCGGCGGCTGCGGCAACTCCGAGCAAGCGCAGACCCAGCGTGTCGCGGTCGCGCCGACCGAGGTCGCCGCGGTGCAGACCCCGCCGCCGGAGTACCCGATCGAACTGGCCTGCGCCGGGCTCGGCGGCAAGGCGGTGCTCAGCGTGGTGGTCGGCGTGCAGGGCAAGGCCACCGACGTGAAGCTGGTCAACAGCAGCGGCCAGCCCAAGCTCGACGCGTCGGCGCAGCAGCGCGTGCGCGAATGGATCTTCAAGCCGGCCACGCGCAATGGCCAGGCGGTGCCATGGACGATCCAGGTGCCGGTCAACTTCAATCCGCCGCAACCGCGTCCGGACCGCTGCTTCGCGCTCGACGCGCAGTCGCACCACGCCGGCTGA
- a CDS encoding transmembrane repetitive protein, with amino-acid sequence MTRAADILDALLARSPRKLLRDRRTGLPYGWAHWISSQPAMPRPFVSSELIAALPQPVPAPNVRLPALSPWQAFRRLWWQHWDPAPYDQRWWRRIAALVSLALHLLFALFLLWVAFVRWLPPRPDAGEAGRVQVEFVGRGTPAETGGGAAAQDAAAAAAQQAAAARARQAATAAAQTAAAAPAAAAKPAASTAAAQAVSSPPPPPAEQPLQVTETEQPTRDFVLPPPSVREPTLTPREIAPPRVQVTEREVEVVTEVPIVAQIRPREVPLPRAPEPQLQVREREVPAPLPQVQVQIPQIRPRDPAPTLRTPEAPQVRQIELPTPAVPATPAAVASEAPASAPAQTAAPAQAATPSSAAAQGKAETQAPPGSGAAPPGSKAAAPGSGPAAVAHDGGWATPQRGDDWGASARNRAGDAGAGASQRNGLFNGDGSVRVPGGEGQGKAPPRGAPGTETDSWSRDQIANAGQWLKRPPYDYTPTSFDKYWLPNATLLEEWVRRGIKSVKIPIPGTTSSISCVISILQVGGGCGITDPNLNDQPAGARPPPPVPFKPGLQDDNGSVK; translated from the coding sequence GTGACGCGCGCCGCCGACATCCTCGACGCGTTGTTGGCGCGCTCGCCGCGCAAGCTGCTGCGCGATCGGCGTACCGGCCTGCCGTACGGCTGGGCGCACTGGATCTCCTCGCAGCCGGCGATGCCGCGCCCGTTCGTCTCGTCCGAGCTGATCGCGGCGCTGCCGCAGCCGGTGCCTGCGCCGAACGTGCGCCTGCCCGCGCTGAGTCCGTGGCAGGCGTTCCGGCGCCTGTGGTGGCAGCACTGGGATCCGGCGCCGTACGACCAGCGCTGGTGGCGGCGGATCGCGGCGCTGGTCAGCCTGGCCCTGCATCTGCTGTTCGCGCTGTTCCTGCTGTGGGTCGCCTTCGTGCGCTGGTTGCCGCCGCGCCCGGACGCGGGCGAGGCCGGGCGCGTGCAGGTGGAATTCGTCGGCCGCGGCACGCCGGCCGAGACCGGTGGTGGCGCGGCAGCGCAAGACGCCGCGGCCGCCGCCGCGCAGCAGGCCGCGGCGGCACGTGCGCGCCAGGCCGCGACTGCCGCTGCGCAGACCGCCGCGGCGGCGCCTGCCGCGGCGGCCAAGCCGGCCGCAAGCACCGCCGCCGCGCAGGCCGTGTCCAGCCCGCCGCCGCCGCCGGCGGAGCAGCCGCTGCAGGTCACCGAAACCGAGCAGCCGACCCGCGATTTCGTACTGCCACCGCCCAGCGTGCGCGAACCGACGCTGACCCCGCGCGAGATCGCGCCGCCGCGCGTGCAGGTGACCGAGCGCGAGGTCGAGGTGGTCACCGAGGTTCCCATCGTGGCGCAGATCCGTCCGCGCGAGGTGCCGCTGCCGCGCGCGCCGGAACCGCAGCTGCAGGTGCGCGAGCGCGAGGTGCCGGCGCCGCTGCCGCAGGTCCAGGTGCAGATTCCGCAGATCCGCCCGCGCGATCCTGCGCCGACGCTGCGCACGCCGGAGGCGCCGCAGGTGCGGCAGATCGAACTGCCGACGCCCGCCGTGCCGGCGACGCCGGCTGCGGTTGCATCGGAGGCGCCGGCAAGCGCGCCGGCGCAGACCGCAGCCCCGGCGCAGGCGGCGACCCCTTCCAGCGCCGCGGCGCAGGGCAAGGCCGAAACCCAGGCGCCGCCCGGCAGCGGCGCCGCACCGCCCGGCAGCAAGGCGGCCGCGCCGGGCAGCGGTCCGGCCGCGGTCGCGCACGATGGCGGTTGGGCGACGCCGCAGCGCGGCGACGACTGGGGCGCCTCGGCGCGCAACCGCGCCGGCGATGCCGGTGCCGGCGCCAGCCAGCGCAACGGCCTGTTCAATGGCGACGGCAGCGTGCGCGTGCCTGGCGGCGAAGGGCAGGGCAAGGCGCCGCCGCGCGGCGCGCCCGGCACCGAGACCGACAGCTGGTCGCGCGACCAGATCGCCAATGCCGGCCAATGGCTCAAGCGTCCGCCGTACGACTACACGCCGACCTCGTTCGACAAGTACTGGTTGCCGAACGCGACGCTGCTGGAGGAGTGGGTGCGGCGCGGCATCAAGAGCGTCAAGATCCCGATTCCCGGCACCACCAGCAGCATTTCCTGCGTGATCTCGATCCTGCAGGTGGGGGGCGGCTGCGGCATCACCGATCCGAACCTCAACGACCAGCCGGCCGGCGCGCGGCCGCCGCCGCCGGTGCCGTTCAAGCCAGGCCTGCAGGACGACAACGGCAGCGTGAAGTAG
- a CDS encoding DUF3300 domain-containing protein gives MRRPLPSTKLALALATAASLLALSACQRQPSPVPTATAAPAAAAPAPYVPPSAEQLYKLVAPIALFPDKLLAQTLAASVYPDQVSDAQGWLRSNSGLAAADRLQAAAAQPWDPSVKALTAFPDVIDQLAGNGDWTRALGDAYAHDPNEVLDAIQVMRGRAQAQGHLRSTPQQRVQVVRRTVVEPVYADERIPPPSQTIVIEPAQPDVVYVPRYDPEVVYGAPVDVYREYRYHPRYYSEGDLVTAGIISFGVGVLVGDALEHHHHGPLGWLEPEPAWHRWGWNSWGMNWNAPPSAPHYVVYQNRVYAPRTTIVNNITNNRIDARSFVRNDNRSVPQQAALAAMPAAAAAAALAPHMAQNPHGPAPQFAPAAAPAPRRAVDYAQLSTPHFNERMLQPGRPVAANAAQRPPLSGPGGPTAAGVAHDARAQPAFAQSPHAPMPMSVTDPRHAMPMANAAAAQRRDLPQAPHVNTPMPMGNMQLAHAAPARAMSMPAPQREDPRAQQARFAQPEPPRQAPHQFAAFNAQAPAPAHREAPMREFPERVQAMPRQEQQRPPLQEQRMARVAPPRPQPMHAPEPRPAPHPAQAHSDPHHGHDHDKHNG, from the coding sequence ATCCGCCGTCCCCTGCCATCAACGAAGTTGGCGCTGGCGCTGGCCACCGCGGCAAGCCTGCTGGCGCTGAGTGCGTGCCAACGGCAACCGTCGCCCGTCCCGACCGCGACCGCGGCGCCCGCCGCCGCCGCGCCCGCCCCCTATGTGCCGCCCAGCGCCGAGCAGCTGTACAAGCTGGTGGCGCCGATCGCGCTGTTCCCCGACAAGCTGCTCGCGCAGACGCTGGCCGCCTCGGTGTATCCCGATCAGGTCAGCGATGCCCAGGGCTGGCTGCGCAGCAACAGCGGCCTGGCCGCGGCCGACCGCCTGCAGGCGGCGGCGGCGCAACCGTGGGATCCCAGCGTCAAGGCGCTGACCGCGTTTCCCGACGTGATCGACCAGCTGGCCGGCAACGGCGACTGGACCCGCGCGCTCGGCGACGCCTATGCGCACGACCCCAACGAGGTCCTCGACGCGATCCAGGTCATGCGTGGGCGCGCGCAGGCGCAGGGCCATCTGCGCAGCACGCCGCAGCAACGGGTGCAGGTGGTGCGGCGCACGGTGGTGGAGCCGGTCTACGCCGACGAGCGGATCCCGCCGCCCAGCCAGACCATCGTCATCGAACCGGCGCAGCCGGACGTGGTCTACGTGCCGCGCTACGACCCGGAGGTGGTGTACGGCGCCCCGGTCGACGTCTACCGCGAGTACCGCTACCACCCGCGGTACTACAGCGAGGGCGACCTGGTGACCGCCGGGATCATTTCCTTCGGCGTCGGCGTGCTGGTCGGCGACGCGCTGGAGCACCACCACCACGGCCCGCTGGGCTGGCTGGAACCGGAACCGGCCTGGCACCGCTGGGGCTGGAACAGCTGGGGCATGAACTGGAACGCGCCGCCCTCGGCGCCGCACTACGTGGTCTACCAGAACCGCGTCTACGCGCCGCGCACCACCATCGTCAACAACATCACCAACAACCGGATCGACGCGCGCAGCTTCGTGCGCAACGACAACCGCAGCGTTCCGCAGCAGGCGGCATTGGCGGCGATGCCAGCGGCGGCGGCGGCCGCGGCGCTGGCGCCGCACATGGCCCAGAACCCGCACGGCCCCGCGCCGCAGTTCGCACCGGCGGCGGCGCCGGCGCCACGCCGCGCGGTCGACTATGCACAGCTGTCCACGCCGCATTTCAACGAACGGATGCTGCAGCCGGGCCGTCCGGTCGCGGCGAACGCGGCGCAGCGGCCGCCGCTGTCCGGACCGGGCGGCCCGACCGCCGCCGGCGTCGCGCACGATGCGCGCGCGCAGCCTGCATTCGCGCAATCGCCGCACGCGCCGATGCCGATGTCCGTAACCGATCCCCGCCACGCCATGCCGATGGCCAACGCCGCCGCAGCGCAACGGCGCGACCTGCCGCAGGCGCCGCACGTCAACACGCCGATGCCGATGGGGAACATGCAGCTGGCGCATGCAGCACCGGCGCGCGCGATGTCCATGCCGGCGCCGCAGCGCGAGGATCCACGTGCGCAGCAGGCCCGATTCGCCCAGCCCGAGCCGCCGCGGCAGGCACCGCACCAGTTCGCCGCCTTCAACGCGCAAGCGCCGGCACCCGCGCACCGCGAGGCGCCGATGCGGGAGTTCCCTGAGCGTGTTCAGGCCATGCCGCGACAGGAACAGCAGCGGCCGCCGCTGCAGGAGCAGCGCATGGCCAGGGTCGCGCCGCCGCGGCCGCAACCGATGCACGCGCCCGAGCCGCGTCCTGCCCCGCATCCGGCACAGGCGCACTCCGACCCGCACCATGGCCACGACCACGACAAGCACAACGGCTGA
- a CDS encoding c-type cytochrome: MPKAAHALRPAIVLLAALWLGACSQSQVESTSQSAGDPGHASGEHGSGSSAGLPGGRIAAGEKLAHAKGKATGQSCIDCHGADGNAPIDPTYPKLGGQYGDYVAHALQAYRSGDRQHPLMTPQATPLSDQDIADLAAYFGSRATQLRDLHDLK; this comes from the coding sequence ATGCCGAAAGCCGCGCACGCATTGCGTCCCGCCATCGTCCTGCTTGCTGCCCTGTGGTTGGGGGCGTGTTCGCAATCGCAGGTGGAATCCACCAGCCAGTCCGCCGGCGATCCCGGCCACGCCAGTGGCGAGCATGGTTCCGGCTCCTCCGCCGGCCTGCCGGGCGGGCGTATCGCCGCCGGCGAGAAGCTGGCCCACGCCAAGGGCAAGGCCACCGGGCAGAGCTGCATCGACTGCCACGGCGCCGACGGCAACGCGCCGATCGACCCGACCTATCCCAAGCTCGGCGGCCAGTACGGCGACTACGTGGCGCATGCGCTGCAGGCGTACCGCAGCGGCGATCGCCAGCATCCGTTGATGACCCCGCAGGCGACGCCGCTCAGCGACCAGGACATCGCCGACCTGGCCGCGTACTTCGGATCGCGTGCCACCCAGCTGCGCGACCTGCACGATCTGAAGTGA
- a CDS encoding c-type cytochrome: MRTQPLAACFALAVLVSLGVTPAAAQTAPAPAPAAAPAAPAAAAGNAGNGKLLTYTCQGCHGVTGYKNAYPSYRVPKIGGQSAQYLTQALTEYRLGKRKHPTMQAQAESFSDQDIADIAAYLTTLK; this comes from the coding sequence ATGCGCACGCAGCCGCTAGCCGCTTGTTTTGCTCTGGCCGTACTCGTTTCTCTCGGGGTCACCCCGGCAGCGGCGCAGACCGCGCCGGCGCCCGCCCCAGCCGCCGCTCCGGCGGCGCCCGCTGCCGCCGCCGGCAATGCCGGCAACGGCAAGCTGCTGACCTATACCTGCCAGGGGTGTCACGGCGTCACCGGCTACAAGAATGCCTATCCGAGCTACCGCGTTCCCAAGATCGGCGGGCAGTCGGCGCAGTACCTGACCCAGGCGCTGACCGAATACCGGCTCGGCAAGCGCAAGCACCCGACCATGCAGGCCCAGGCGGAGAGCTTCTCCGACCAGGACATCGCCGACATCGCCGCTTACCTGACCACCCTCAAGTAG
- a CDS encoding 4a-hydroxytetrahydrobiopterin dehydratase yields the protein MNDLIPLAQAHCSPCKGSEYKLTQARLAELLPQVPGWELVEHGMAISRTFRFPDYYRTLAFVNALAWIAHREDHHPDLGVHYDRVVVRYSTHDVGGLSENDFICAAKASALPE from the coding sequence ATGAACGACCTGATCCCGCTGGCACAGGCCCATTGCTCGCCCTGCAAGGGCAGCGAATACAAGCTCACCCAGGCGCGCCTGGCCGAATTGCTGCCGCAGGTGCCCGGCTGGGAGCTGGTCGAGCACGGCATGGCGATCAGCCGCACGTTCCGCTTCCCCGACTACTACCGCACGCTGGCGTTCGTGAACGCGCTGGCCTGGATCGCGCACCGCGAAGACCACCACCCCGACCTGGGCGTGCACTACGACCGCGTGGTGGTGCGCTATTCCACCCACGACGTCGGCGGCCTCAGCGAAAACGACTTCATCTGCGCCGCCAAAGCCTCGGCCCTACCGGAATGA
- the zupT gene encoding zinc transporter ZupT, which produces MLDIPSHNVWIALAVTLAAGLATGLGSVLVLFTKGPNPRLLAFGLAFAGGAMVYVSLTEILGKSVASFSHAFDPRLGYAYATLAFLAGMALIVVIDRLVPNPHESLNAQDPLFRADNRAYVKRVGLLTAVAITAHNFPEGLATFFATLESPTVGMPLAFAIAVHNIPEGIAIAVPVHYATGRKSYAFAASLLSGLAEPIGAIIGYVALAQFLSEAIFGTVFGVIAGVMVFLALDELLPAAKRYAKGHETVYGLVAGMATLALSLVLFRLSTTP; this is translated from the coding sequence ATGCTGGATATTCCGTCGCACAACGTCTGGATCGCCTTGGCGGTCACCCTGGCCGCCGGCCTGGCCACCGGCCTGGGCAGCGTGCTGGTGCTGTTCACCAAGGGCCCGAACCCGCGCCTGCTCGCCTTCGGCCTGGCCTTCGCCGGCGGCGCGATGGTGTACGTGTCGTTGACCGAGATCCTCGGCAAGTCGGTCGCCTCCTTCAGCCACGCGTTCGATCCGCGCCTGGGCTACGCCTACGCCACGCTGGCGTTCCTGGCCGGCATGGCGCTGATCGTGGTGATCGACCGGCTGGTGCCCAATCCGCACGAAAGCCTCAATGCGCAGGATCCGCTGTTCCGCGCCGACAACCGCGCCTACGTCAAGCGCGTCGGCCTGCTGACCGCGGTGGCGATCACCGCGCACAATTTCCCGGAAGGCCTGGCGACCTTCTTCGCCACCCTGGAAAGCCCCACCGTGGGCATGCCGCTGGCGTTCGCGATCGCCGTGCACAACATCCCCGAAGGCATCGCCATCGCGGTGCCGGTGCATTACGCCACCGGGCGCAAGTCCTACGCCTTCGCCGCCAGCCTGCTGTCGGGCCTGGCCGAGCCGATCGGCGCGATCATCGGCTATGTGGCGCTGGCGCAGTTCCTGTCCGAAGCGATCTTCGGCACGGTGTTCGGGGTCATCGCCGGGGTGATGGTGTTCCTGGCCCTGGACGAACTGCTGCCCGCGGCCAAGCGCTACGCCAAGGGCCACGAAACCGTGTATGGGCTGGTCGCCGGCATGGCCACGCTGGCGCTGAGCCTGGTGCTGTTCCGCCTGTCCACCACGCCCTGA
- a CDS encoding RluA family pseudouridine synthase: protein MTSPPIPPKPRDVATSAVRILKVPEDRAGQRVDNFLLGQLKGAPRSLIYKLMRSGQVRVNGGRTKAERKLEAGDEVRIPPVRLNEEGEKTAPPDAFMARLEAAIVYEDARLLALNKPSGVASHGGSGISFGAIETLRALRPNQTLELVHRLDRDTSGLLIVAKKRSALTEMQALMREDDRVEGRGISKRYLTLLVGRMPDGVMSVDAPLHIGLRQGGERHVQVNAAGKESLSHFRVLERRGGHSYCEVRIETGRTHQIRVHAQHLGHPVAGDDKYGDPAVNKRLREQIGLKRLFLHAASLEFTLDGGKTPYLLNAPLADELAEALNRLGG, encoded by the coding sequence ATGACTTCCCCCCCGATCCCTCCCAAGCCGCGCGACGTCGCGACCAGCGCGGTGCGCATTCTCAAGGTCCCGGAAGACAGGGCTGGACAGCGTGTAGACAATTTCCTGCTCGGCCAGCTCAAGGGCGCGCCGCGCAGCCTGATCTACAAGCTGATGCGCAGCGGCCAGGTCCGGGTCAACGGCGGCCGCACCAAGGCCGAGCGCAAGCTGGAGGCCGGCGACGAGGTGCGCATCCCGCCGGTGCGGCTGAACGAGGAGGGCGAGAAGACCGCGCCGCCGGACGCGTTCATGGCCCGGCTGGAGGCGGCCATCGTCTATGAGGACGCGCGGCTGCTGGCGCTGAACAAGCCCTCAGGGGTCGCCAGTCACGGCGGCAGCGGGATCAGCTTCGGCGCGATCGAGACCCTGCGCGCCTTGCGCCCGAACCAGACGCTGGAACTGGTGCACCGGCTCGACCGCGACACCTCCGGGTTGCTGATCGTGGCCAAGAAGCGCTCGGCGCTGACCGAGATGCAGGCGCTGATGCGCGAGGACGACCGGGTCGAGGGCCGCGGCATCAGCAAGCGCTACCTGACCCTGCTGGTCGGGCGCATGCCCGACGGGGTGATGAGCGTGGACGCGCCGCTGCACATCGGCCTGCGCCAGGGCGGCGAGCGCCACGTGCAGGTGAACGCGGCCGGCAAGGAATCGCTGAGCCATTTCCGGGTGCTGGAACGGCGCGGCGGGCATTCCTATTGCGAGGTGCGGATCGAGACCGGCCGCACCCACCAGATCCGCGTGCATGCCCAGCACCTGGGCCATCCGGTCGCCGGCGACGACAAGTACGGCGATCCGGCGGTCAACAAGCGCCTGCGCGAACAGATCGGGCTCAAGCGTCTGTTCCTGCATGCCGCGTCGCTGGAATTCACCCTCGACGGCGGCAAGACCCCGTATCTATTGAATGCGCCGCTGGCCGACGAGCTGGCCGAGGCGTTGAACCGCCTGGGCGGCTGA
- a CDS encoding NfuA family Fe-S biogenesis protein, protein MIQISDNAQTHFRKLLEREAVPGMGVRLSAVDPGTARADARLEFAEPADLAGDEWAIDCAGFTLYVAADSVGWLDGAEIDYVTQGTGQQLTIKAPKIKGEAPGEAASLVERVRWVVENEVNPQLAQHGGRVAVQEVSAEGVVLLRFGGGCHGCGMADVTLKQGIEKTLMGRVPGITAVRDATDHDSGSAPYIPRDSAA, encoded by the coding sequence ATGATCCAGATCTCCGACAACGCGCAGACCCATTTCCGCAAACTGCTCGAACGCGAGGCCGTGCCCGGCATGGGCGTGCGCCTGAGCGCGGTCGATCCCGGCACCGCCCGCGCCGACGCGCGGCTGGAGTTCGCCGAACCGGCGGACCTGGCCGGCGACGAATGGGCGATCGACTGCGCCGGCTTCACCCTGTACGTGGCCGCCGACAGCGTCGGCTGGCTGGACGGCGCCGAGATCGACTACGTCACCCAGGGCACCGGCCAGCAGCTGACGATCAAGGCGCCGAAGATCAAGGGCGAGGCCCCGGGCGAGGCCGCCTCGCTGGTCGAGCGGGTGCGCTGGGTGGTCGAGAACGAGGTCAATCCGCAGCTGGCCCAGCATGGCGGCCGCGTGGCGGTGCAGGAAGTGTCGGCCGAGGGCGTGGTGCTGCTGCGCTTCGGCGGCGGTTGCCACGGCTGCGGCATGGCCGACGTGACCCTGAAGCAGGGCATCGAGAAGACGCTGATGGGACGCGTGCCCGGCATCACCGCCGTGCGCGACGCCACCGACCACGACAGTGGCAGCGCACCGTACATCCCGCGCGACTCCGCGGCCTGA